The Pseudanabaena sp. PCC 6802 genomic interval GCCACCGCCGCCGGAAAGTCGGCTTCCGATCTGGAAATCGTGCGCTACAATCCCAAAGAATTTGATTTCGGCAAGCAAAAAGCTTTCCCCTTCCGCCTGCAACACTTCTTCACATCCGTCGATAAAGCCATGCAGGATTTGAACTGGAAGCCAAAGTTCGATTTGCTAGCAGGTTTGGAAACTTCATTTCAGCAAGATTATCTGGCATCAGGTCGCCAACAGGCTTACGTTGATTTTGCGATCGACGACACGATCCTTGCCAAGTCAAAATAATCTAAACTATTGAAACCTTACTATGGCCGATCTACCTCAAGATATGGCAGACATCATCTGGCATTTGAAGCGAGAATTGCTAAGTCTTGTCAATGATACAACAGCTACTGAGTTCATGGTTTTAGAGCTTTTCGGTGAAAATGAGCTGACGGAGGTTATTTTTGGCGAGTTGTCTAATGTTAGGGAAAAAGCCAGTAGCTGGTTTGAGCGCCTGTCAAGTTTGCAACTGCTTTCTGCGGACAGTCAACCAGTAATTGCTTCTGATATGCTGTATTTAATTGAACGCTCAATCGAACAGATCCAAGCTAATCTGCCTGCAATGAAACAAAGTATTCAAGAAGTGAAGAAGGATTGGGATTTAATATGAAAGTGCAAAAGCCTATGCCAGATATGGAAACAGTGAAAAGATCGGTTGTTAAACTGCGTAGAATTTCGGCAAAGATTGAGGCTGCTATGCTTGAAATTGATGGGGTTGTTGCTGCTTTGGGACAAAGTAGTCGGCAAAGAAGATTAGACAGGCTAGAAAGATCGTTAAGTAGATATGAAAAAATGTAGGGTCACTTCTAATAGCCGAGCATATTCTCAATAAGGGACTGTCAAGAAAATAATATACCCTACGATTGGGACATTATTTAACCGCAAGTCCCTAACATGGACTGAAAGCTTCGATGTCAGTCTATTCAAACTATACAGCGTTTATCCTGAAGATATCGCCGCTAAAGTAGTCTGCGACATACAGGTTACCTGCTTCATCTTCGCCAAAGGTGGAAATCCCATAGTCGGTATCGAGCAGTAGTTTATTTTCCCACGTGCCATTGTTGAGGGCTAATCCCCACAGTCTACCATCAACAAAATCACCATAGAAGTATATCCCATTCAAACTCTCTTACCTACCACGATAGACTAATCCACCTGTAATGGAAGCGCTGGCTCCAGGATGTTCGTATTCTGCTACAGGAAACATCAGACCTTCATTAACTGGATCGTCTGCAAAGCGACTAGATCCTTCAAATATTCTCCAGCCATAATTTTCTCCACCAGTACTGAAAAAGGGTTGGAAATTAATCTCTTCCACCGCGCCCTGACCGACATCGCCGATGTATAGATCGCCAGTCAGCCTGTCAAACGAAAATCGCCAGGGATTGCGCAGGCCGCTTGCCCAAACTTCATCGCGGATGGCATTGTTTGGGTCAGATTGACTCGGAAAGGGATTGCTAGCTGGAATCGCGTAGGGAAATACACCAGACTCCACATCAATGCGGAGGAGTTTTCCTAAAAGCGATCCGGGATTTTGAGCTAAATTGGATGGGTCACCGCCACCACCGCCGTCTCCCATGCCAATATAGAGATATCCATCGGGGCCAAAGGCTAACTGCCCGCCATTGTGATTGTCAAATGGTTGGTCGATGGTGAGGATAATTTCTGCGCTATTGGGATCTGCAACGTTTCGGTCTCCACTAATGCGATAGCGAGATACAACGGTATCGCCATTGATATCCGTATAGTTGACGTAGAAATAGCCTTTACTGGCATATTCAGGGGGAAATGCCATACTCAGCAGCCCCTGTTCTCCCCCTGTGCTGATGCGATCGGAAATATCCAGAAAAGGCGTTGGTAGCAAGCTACCATTCTCGACAACCCGAATTTCGCCCCCTTGCTGCACGATAAACAGGCGATCGCTGCCATCGCCTGCATTAGTAATATGGACTGGACTGGTTAGCCCACTCACTTGGGGTATGAACCCGATACTCAGATTGTCAAGCATGATTTACAACTTGCGGAAGCTAGTTACTGAGCCTTTGCCATACGCGCCTGCATCATTGCTTTTAGCTGTGCCAGCATCTCTGGTGTGGGCTGGGTAGCTTGCCAAGCAGGGCGACTTTGCAGGCGATCGCACCAGGCTTGTACCCTAGTATAGCTATCGATCGGTATTCCTAGTTTGGGCAGCCAGGGAATGGAAACG includes:
- a CDS encoding PQQ-dependent sugar dehydrogenase, whose product is MLDNLSIGFIPQVSGLTSPVHITNAGDGSDRLFIVQQGGEIRVVENGSLLPTPFLDISDRISTGGEQGLLSMAFPPEYASKGYFYVNYTDINGDTVVSRYRISGDRNVADPNSAEIILTIDQPFDNHNGGQLAFGPDGYLYIGMGDGGGGGDPSNLAQNPGSLLGKLLRIDVESGVFPYAIPASNPFPSQSDPNNAIRDEVWASGLRNPWRFSFDRLTGDLYIGDVGQGAVEEINFQPFFSTGGENYGWRIFEGSSRFADDPVNEGLMFPVAEYEHPGASASITGGLVYRGR